GGAAAAGGTCATGCGCCTCAGCCAGGGCGACGAATGGGTGCAGCTCGCCGGGATCATCCGGCTGGCGGACATCGATCAGGACAACCGCATACCCTCGATCAGGGTGGCCGATGCGCGCATCAGCTATTCGGGTGCGGGTTCGGTCCAGCAGGCCGGTCGCGAGGGCTGGCTGTCCCGCTTCTTCGGCGCGGTATCGCCTTTCTGATGGCCCGCCAGATGCTCCGCCGCCTCGCCCTCATCCTCGCCGCGCTGATCGTCGCGCTGCCCGCACCGGCTGCTGCCGAACGCGTGCGCGATCTCGGCCAGTTCCAGTCGGTCCGCTCGAACCAGCTGACCGGCTACGGCATCGTCGTCGGCCTCGACGGGTCGGGCGACGACAATTTCGCCTATGCGACCCAGGCCATGCGCGGTGTTTCGGGCCGTCTCGGCCTACAGCTGCCGCCCGGCGTCAATCCGGCGCTCAAGAACGCCGCCGCCGTCATCATCACCGCCGAACTGCCGGCCTTCGCCAAGCCGGGCCAGCGGATCGACGTGACCGTGTCCACCATGGGCAAGGCCAAGTCGCTGCGCGGCGGCGCGCTGATCATGAGCCCGCTCTACGGCGCGGACGGTCAGATCTACGCCATGGCGCAGGGCAATCTTGCCGTCGGTGGCCTTGGCGTGTCCGGACAGGACGGATCCAAGCTGACCGTCAACGTGCCGACTGTCGGCCGCATCGCCGACGGCGCGACGGTCGAGCAGGCCGTGGCCAGCAATTTCGACTTCAGCGAGGTTCTGCGCTGGAACCTCTACAATGCCGACTTCATGACGATCTCGCGCGTTCGCGATGCAATCAACGGTGCCTATCCCGGCATGGCCCAGATCGAGGACGGCGTGACGCTGGCCCTCATGCTGCCGCCCGGTGCCAACACCCGGGCCGAGATCATGGCCGGTATCGAGATGCTCGACGTCAGCCCGGCCGAACGCGCCGCGAAAGTCGTGATCAACAGCCGCACCGGGACGATCGTGATCTCCAGCGCGGTGCGCCTCGCGCCAGCCGCCATCAGCCATGGCAGCCTGGTCGTGCGAATCGACGAGAATCCCCTCGTCGTCCAGCCCGAGCCCTTCTCGCGCGGACGGACCGCTCTCGAGCCCAACAGCACGATTTCGGCCCGACAGCAGGACAGCGTGGTTCAGGGCATCGGCCCGGGCGCATCGCTGGCCGAGGTGGTCGACGCGCTCAATGCGCTGGGTGCCAGTCCGGCCGACCTCGTCGCCATCCTCGAAGGCCTGAAGCAAGCCGGGTCGCTGACGGCCGAACTGGTGATCATATGACCTCCTATCCCATCAATATGGTCGGCGCGAAGCCTCTGTCGGACCGCGAGGCGGCACCCCTGCGCAAGGAATTGCGCGAGGCTGCCCAGCAGTTCGAAGCAGTCCTGCTGCGGCAGATGCTCGCCAGCGCGCGGAGCACCGATTTCGGCGGCAACGACCTGTTCGGCGGCGAGAGCGACGACACGTTCCGCGAGATGCGCGACGCGCGCTTCGCCGAAGTCACCGCGCAGTCGGGCCAGCTCGGCTTCGCCACCGCGATCGAGAAACAGCTCGCCCGCTTCCTTCCCCAGGGTAACGACTGATGGCCTCAGACCTCCTCTCCATCGCCGTCAGCGGCGCACGCGCGGCACGCGGCGCGCTCGACGTGACGGCGCAGAACATCGCCAACGCATCGAGCGACGGCTATGTCCGCCGCAGCCTGCGGATCGAGGAGGTGGCCGCTTCGGGCGGCGCGGGCCGCGTCGGAGACATCTCGCTGTCCGGCGCGCGCATCGCCGAGATCCGTCGCAACGCCGACTCCTTCCTTCAGGGCGAAGTGCGCCGCACCTCGGGCGATCTCGCGCGGGCGAACACCGAACTCAAGGGCCTGCGCAACATGGAAAGCGCGCTCGAGCAATCGGGCGTTTTCACCTCAATCGTCGAGTTCGAGGCCTCGCTCCAGCAGCTCGCCGGCAATCCGGTCGATCCCTCCCGCCGCGCCGCAGTGGTCGCCGAGGCCGAGACGCTTGCCAGCAAGTTGAACATCACCGCGTCGAGCTTCGATGCCGTCGGCGAAGGTCTGCGCTTCGAAGCCGAGGCGCAGGTGTCCGAAACCAATGTCATCGGCGGCGAACTCGCGCGCGTGAACCTCCGTCTGACCCGCGCGGGTGCCGGCAGCAGCGATCGTGCGGCCCTCCTCGACCAGCGCGATCTGCTGCTCGAACAACTATCTGAGATAACCTCGATCGCAACGACGTTCGAAAAGGACGGAACGGTTGCCGTCTCGCTCGGCACGAACCCGCCCCGCAGCTTCGTCCAGGGCGGCAGCTCCAGTACGCTCACCTCCGCAACCGCCGCCGACGGGACTTTGAGCTTCGCCGTCAACGGCGAGACAATGACCCCGGGTTCGGGCAGCCTTGCCGGCGCTTCGCTGGCCTTGAGCGAACTCGCGAGCGTTCGCACCCGCCTCGACACACTCGCCGCCGGGATCGCCGATACGGTCAACAACGCGCAGGCCGCCGGCGTCACGCTGGACGGCGCGCAGGGCCAGCCGATCTTCGCGGGCAACAGCGCGGGCAGCCTGCGCGTGGTAATGGACGAGGGGCGCGGCCTCGCCACGGCGCCGGCGGGCGCGGCGGCCGGAAGCCGCGACGATGCCAACCTCACCGCGTTGCGCCAGTCGCTGGCCGCGCTCGACCCCGCCCAGCAATTGAGCGGGATGCTGTTCGACGTGTCGAGCAAGGTCGCCGGACGCAACGTCACGCAGGGTGCCCTGCAGACCATCGCATCCTCCGCGCGTATTTCGCTGGAGGAACAGTCCGGCGTCGATCTCGACACCGAAGCCGCCAATCTCATCCGCTTCCAGCAGGCGTTCCAGGCCTCGGGCCGCGCGATGCAGACGGCGAGCGACATTTTCGACACTCTTCTGGGGATCGGCCGAT
The genomic region above belongs to Qipengyuania spongiae and contains:
- the flgK gene encoding flagellar hook-associated protein FlgK codes for the protein MASDLLSIAVSGARAARGALDVTAQNIANASSDGYVRRSLRIEEVAASGGAGRVGDISLSGARIAEIRRNADSFLQGEVRRTSGDLARANTELKGLRNMESALEQSGVFTSIVEFEASLQQLAGNPVDPSRRAAVVAEAETLASKLNITASSFDAVGEGLRFEAEAQVSETNVIGGELARVNLRLTRAGAGSSDRAALLDQRDLLLEQLSEITSIATTFEKDGTVAVSLGTNPPRSFVQGGSSSTLTSATAADGTLSFAVNGETMTPGSGSLAGASLALSELASVRTRLDTLAAGIADTVNNAQAAGVTLDGAQGQPIFAGNSAGSLRVVMDEGRGLATAPAGAAAGSRDDANLTALRQSLAALDPAQQLSGMLFDVSSKVAGRNVTQGALQTIASSARISLEEQSGVDLDTEAANLIRFQQAFQASGRAMQTASDIFDTLLGIGR
- a CDS encoding flagellar basal body P-ring protein FlgI, producing MARQMLRRLALILAALIVALPAPAAAERVRDLGQFQSVRSNQLTGYGIVVGLDGSGDDNFAYATQAMRGVSGRLGLQLPPGVNPALKNAAAVIITAELPAFAKPGQRIDVTVSTMGKAKSLRGGALIMSPLYGADGQIYAMAQGNLAVGGLGVSGQDGSKLTVNVPTVGRIADGATVEQAVASNFDFSEVLRWNLYNADFMTISRVRDAINGAYPGMAQIEDGVTLALMLPPGANTRAEIMAGIEMLDVSPAERAAKVVINSRTGTIVISSAVRLAPAAISHGSLVVRIDENPLVVQPEPFSRGRTALEPNSTISARQQDSVVQGIGPGASLAEVVDALNALGASPADLVAILEGLKQAGSLTAELVII
- a CDS encoding rod-binding protein; this encodes MTSYPINMVGAKPLSDREAAPLRKELREAAQQFEAVLLRQMLASARSTDFGGNDLFGGESDDTFREMRDARFAEVTAQSGQLGFATAIEKQLARFLPQGND